One window of the Periophthalmus magnuspinnatus isolate fPerMag1 chromosome 17, fPerMag1.2.pri, whole genome shotgun sequence genome contains the following:
- the zgc:66427 gene encoding E3 ubiquitin-protein ligase znrf2: MGTRASRLQEDPVLPAAFGKDGSRRESYRRPRCARPSSLMVHFTGSLEETETNRSRSEEGSDSDPGQHGASAEGSPAEHHQHHQHLQHLQHTPSTASTPSARASPASPASPASPARDTEGKSGEDGGRSPEAPVEAEPQPGLEDSTGRTPHRTFSERLPGTRHSSSRSVRSARGRSTQPRPVSEAWIGLYRVNNRHGSIRCPFCSKPFPGGRIEEHLLGCLTSPPLPYNTDVLSKDSGECSICLEELVQGETIARLACLCVYHKSCIDSWSKVKPCCPEHPFD, from the exons ATGGGGACCAGAGCGAGCCGCCTCCAGGAGGACCCCGTCCTCCCCGCAGCCTTTGGCAAAGACGGGTCCAGGCGGGAGTCGTACCGCAGACCCCGCTGTGCTCGGCCCTCCAGCCTCATGGTCCATTTCACCGGGAGTTTAGAAGAAACGGAGACAAACCGGAGCCGATCAGAGGAAGGAAGCGACTCAGACCCGGGACAGCACGGAGCGAGCGCAGAGGGGAGCCCCGCAgagcaccaccagcaccaccagcaccTCCAGCACCTCCAGCACACCCCCTCCACCGCCTCCACGCCCTCCGCCCGGGCCTCTCCGGCCTCCCCGGCCTCTCCGGCCTCTCCGGCCCGGGACACCGAGGGGAAGTCCGGGGAGGACGGCGGCAGGAGCCCGGAGGCCCCGGTGGAAGCGGAGCCTCAGCCCGGTCTGGAGGACAGCACAGGCCGCACTCCGCACCGCACTTTCTCAGAGAGGCTCCCCGGGACCAGGCACTCCTCCTCCCGCAGCGTGAGGTCCGCCCGGGGCAGGAGCACACAGCCCCGACCCGTGTCAGAGGCGTGGATCGGACTGTACCGAGTCAACAACCGGCACGGCA GTATCCGCTGTccattctgctccaaaccttTTCCTGGAGGTCGAATCGAGGAGCATTTGCTCGGCTGTTTGACCTCTCCCCCCCTGCCCTACAACA CGGACGTGCTCAGTAAAGACAGCGGCGAGTGCTCCATCTGTTTGGAAGAGTTGGTCCAGGGAGAAACCATCGCCCGCCTCGCTTGCCTCTGCGTCTACCACAAGAG CTGCATTGACTCCTGGTCCAAGGTGAAGCCCTGCTGCCCGGAGCATCCCTTCGACTGA